One stretch of Bordetella avium DNA includes these proteins:
- a CDS encoding tripartite tricarboxylate transporter substrate binding protein: MKHPPVRLGILACVIAMSTGAAIAQTDYPGKPIKLIVPFAAAGSTDIMARTLANALTKELGQTVLVENRPGASGNIGADAVAHAPADGYTLLYTSTNLTANPAQMPVNYDVVRDFAPISRVAFLPLVLIKSSTVQANTVPDLVRDIRSQPDKYNFSSSGVGGAPHMAGERFKSVGKLEMAHVPYNGAGPALNDVAAGRVQLTFTTFSSAQALLKTDKIGALAVAHDRRLPSLPQLPTFKEYGMQGLEMGTMNGLLAPAKTPQPVIDKLYAAVQKAAASPEMRKQFEEQGADLLAEDPATFASYIRSDVQRWKDMMSGIEVAK; this comes from the coding sequence ATGAAACACCCCCCCGTCCGGCTAGGCATCCTGGCCTGCGTCATTGCGATGAGCACCGGCGCCGCCATCGCACAGACCGATTACCCCGGCAAGCCCATCAAACTGATCGTGCCTTTCGCTGCAGCAGGTAGTACCGACATCATGGCGCGCACACTGGCCAATGCGCTGACCAAGGAGCTGGGGCAGACCGTGCTGGTCGAGAATCGTCCGGGCGCGAGCGGCAACATCGGGGCCGATGCCGTGGCGCATGCGCCGGCAGACGGCTATACGCTGTTGTACACGTCCACCAATCTCACCGCGAATCCCGCGCAAATGCCGGTGAACTATGACGTGGTGCGCGACTTCGCACCCATTTCGCGCGTTGCCTTCCTGCCCCTGGTGCTCATCAAATCGTCCACCGTGCAGGCCAACACCGTGCCCGACCTGGTCCGTGACATCCGCAGCCAGCCGGACAAGTACAACTTCTCCTCCAGTGGCGTGGGCGGTGCGCCGCACATGGCCGGAGAGCGCTTCAAATCCGTGGGCAAGCTGGAGATGGCGCACGTGCCTTACAACGGCGCAGGCCCTGCCCTCAACGATGTGGCCGCAGGCCGCGTGCAGCTCACCTTCACCACCTTCTCGTCGGCACAGGCCTTGCTCAAGACAGACAAGATCGGCGCACTGGCCGTGGCGCATGACCGCCGTCTGCCTTCGCTGCCGCAACTGCCTACCTTCAAAGAGTACGGAATGCAGGGGCTGGAAATGGGCACCATGAATGGCCTGCTGGCCCCGGCCAAAACACCTCAACCCGTCATCGACAAGCTGTACGCCGCCGTGCAGAAAGCCGCAGCCAGCCCCGAAATGCGTAAGCAGTTCGAAGAACAGGGCGCTGACCTGCTGGCGGAAGATCCGGCAACGTTCGCCAGCTATATCCGCAGCGACGTGCAGCGCTGGAAAGACATGATGTCAGGCATCGAGGTCGCTAAATAA
- a CDS encoding MmgE/PrpD family protein, translating into MNDTSSAAGLSRQLIRLLLRRRERSDISASLRAKLRLHVADAVAIGWAATASPPLSQQLMDAMCLGVEGGACQVFGSDRRLPPSLAAFANAALIHALDFDDIHDISRLHPTAVTLPAALAAAQLTQAPMSRVLDAVTLGNELMCRLGAMLRPQGKGPGSDWFLTQLFGYFGAAFTAGVVMEQSEDQLVAGFGFAYMQAAGGKEAGFGVGCTGRSIYPAFSAMGGMIAAQLSQAGLTGPASALDGAANLFRLYLQGDPSEAQQAQLLDTEHWEFAATCIKPWPSCRLSHPYVAAGLALRQQLGGEGIEHLEVAVNGSAAKLCHPLAQRRRPETLQDAKYSVPYMTAYALVHGQVDLPGLRQEALSDPEVLALTD; encoded by the coding sequence ATGAACGATACCTCTTCTGCTGCAGGCCTGAGCCGGCAACTGATACGGCTGCTGCTGCGGCGCCGAGAACGTAGTGACATTTCCGCTTCATTGCGCGCTAAGCTGCGGCTGCATGTGGCCGATGCCGTGGCCATTGGCTGGGCAGCCACCGCCAGCCCGCCGTTGTCGCAGCAACTCATGGATGCCATGTGTCTGGGCGTAGAGGGGGGAGCCTGCCAAGTGTTCGGCAGCGATCGCCGGCTGCCTCCCAGCCTGGCAGCCTTTGCCAACGCAGCACTGATCCACGCCCTGGACTTCGATGATATTCACGATATCTCCCGACTGCATCCGACGGCGGTGACATTGCCCGCAGCGCTGGCTGCGGCGCAATTGACGCAGGCTCCGATGTCCCGCGTGCTCGACGCGGTGACGCTGGGCAACGAACTGATGTGCCGGCTGGGGGCCATGCTGCGTCCGCAGGGCAAGGGACCGGGATCTGACTGGTTTCTCACGCAACTGTTCGGTTACTTCGGGGCGGCCTTTACTGCAGGCGTCGTGATGGAGCAGTCCGAAGACCAGCTGGTGGCCGGCTTCGGGTTTGCCTATATGCAGGCGGCCGGAGGCAAGGAAGCGGGATTTGGCGTGGGCTGTACCGGCCGCAGTATTTATCCGGCTTTCTCGGCCATGGGCGGCATGATAGCGGCGCAGCTCAGTCAGGCAGGCCTGACCGGCCCGGCTTCGGCGCTGGACGGCGCAGCCAATCTGTTTCGCCTCTATCTGCAAGGCGATCCCAGCGAAGCACAACAGGCCCAACTGCTGGATACCGAGCACTGGGAATTTGCCGCGACCTGCATCAAGCCCTGGCCCAGTTGCCGGCTCTCGCACCCCTATGTGGCGGCGGGCCTGGCGCTGCGCCAACAGCTAGGCGGTGAAGGGATCGAACATCTGGAAGTGGCGGTTAATGGTTCGGCCGCCAAACTCTGTCACCCGCTCGCTCAGCGCCGCAGACCGGAAACACTGCAAGACGCCAAGTACAGCGTGCCCTATATGACCGCATACGCGCTGGTGCATGGGCAGGTGGATCTTCCGGGCCTGCGGCAGGAAGCCCTGTCCGACCCCGAGGTTTTGGCATTGACGGACTGA
- a CDS encoding FAD-dependent oxidoreductase: protein MQNNFDVVVAGCGVAGLSAAVSAAESGAKVVVLERAPESDRGGQSRYTEAYLRMKSLTEVSDDFETHLAENGSGSIDPELVEQAATDSQGTTLTRSLSLADPNLIERFANAAPGTIAWLQGLGARFDFLPTQFLTASQPRLLPVGGGQALVDVLAARAEALGVTFMYETTAQLLLQNDEGEVIGLRANVRGKQIKLHGKVVLACGGFEGNTEMMTRYVGPRSVYLRPVCKGAYYNRGEGIRMGIDIGAAACGDFGSYHAEPVDPRSGIAEPSIFIFPYGILVNQDGERFTDEAPTTVDACYEPVTRRIFEQRDGTAWTILDARHTRIPNYRLGIRTDRPPVSASTIGELALKIGVPADRLEKTVQAYNAACSGADWTPLKVDGVATQGLYPPKSNWACPLTEAPFHAYPIISANVFTFGGLKINTDANVLNSDGDAIPGLFAAGETVGIYYGNYTGATSVLKGLVFGRIAGAKAARETAAA from the coding sequence ATGCAAAACAATTTCGATGTGGTGGTGGCCGGGTGTGGCGTGGCCGGACTGTCGGCAGCAGTCTCGGCCGCCGAGAGCGGCGCAAAAGTGGTGGTGCTGGAGCGCGCGCCGGAGTCGGATCGTGGCGGTCAGAGCCGCTACACCGAGGCTTATCTGCGCATGAAGAGCCTGACAGAGGTCAGCGATGACTTTGAAACCCATTTGGCGGAAAACGGCTCCGGCAGCATCGACCCCGAGCTGGTCGAGCAGGCCGCCACCGACTCCCAGGGGACGACGCTGACGCGCAGCTTGAGCCTTGCAGACCCCAACCTGATCGAACGTTTTGCTAATGCCGCACCGGGCACCATCGCCTGGCTGCAAGGTCTGGGCGCGCGCTTTGACTTCCTGCCCACGCAGTTTTTGACCGCATCCCAGCCGCGTCTGCTGCCCGTCGGTGGCGGCCAGGCGCTGGTCGATGTGCTGGCAGCCCGCGCCGAAGCCTTGGGTGTGACTTTTATGTATGAAACCACGGCACAGTTGCTGCTACAGAATGACGAAGGCGAAGTCATCGGCCTGCGCGCCAATGTGCGTGGCAAGCAGATCAAACTGCATGGCAAGGTCGTGCTGGCCTGCGGCGGCTTCGAAGGCAACACCGAGATGATGACGCGCTACGTGGGCCCTCGTTCGGTTTACCTACGCCCCGTGTGCAAAGGCGCCTATTACAACCGTGGCGAAGGCATCCGCATGGGCATCGATATCGGCGCGGCAGCCTGCGGTGACTTTGGCAGCTACCACGCAGAGCCTGTGGACCCACGCTCGGGCATCGCCGAGCCGTCGATCTTCATCTTCCCCTACGGCATTCTGGTCAACCAGGACGGCGAACGTTTCACCGATGAAGCGCCCACCACCGTGGACGCCTGCTATGAGCCGGTGACACGCCGCATCTTTGAACAGCGCGACGGCACGGCATGGACGATTCTGGATGCCCGCCATACCCGCATCCCCAACTATCGCCTGGGCATCCGCACCGACCGGCCGCCCGTCTCGGCCAGCACCATCGGCGAACTGGCGCTCAAGATCGGCGTGCCGGCAGACCGACTGGAAAAGACCGTACAGGCCTATAACGCAGCCTGCAGCGGTGCGGACTGGACGCCGCTCAAGGTGGATGGTGTGGCGACCCAGGGTCTCTACCCGCCCAAGTCCAACTGGGCCTGCCCCCTGACGGAAGCTCCCTTTCACGCCTACCCCATCATTTCGGCCAATGTGTTCACCTTTGGCGGCCTGAAGATCAACACCGACGCCAACGTGCTCAATAGCGACGGTGACGCCATCCCCGGCCTGTTTGCAGCAGGCGAAACCGTGGGCATCTACTACGGCAACTACACCGGTGCGACCTCTGTGCTGAAGGGCTTGGTGTTTGGCCGCATTGCCGGCGCCAAGGCTGCCCGTGAGACTGCCGCGGCTTGA
- a CDS encoding electron transfer flavoprotein subunit alpha/FixB family protein, with amino-acid sequence MTPPRQIVLVLPPADCCDAPYALLQAASALAQGGTLTVLALAGAGSPGIAPLALPGPAHWWQCQHPALQRLDAAHLLPCIQEALEHLGAAARSLILLPPGPLSEECAALLAASLQGDHLGRCVQIKIAADGVSAERQAFGGRVALRLDSRSDICTATWRPAPAAGAEAGIAPQVHAMPLQAELPAPVQAAVLEPDDRLPPLENARLVVSGGRGMQGEAGFSLLADIAQQLGASLGGSLPTVDAGWVPVARQIGQSGKFVNPKIYFTVGISGTPQHMAGVSQDSRIIAVNKDPEAPIFQRAQYGVVAEWQNLLPALLEALRTAA; translated from the coding sequence CGGCATCGGCACTGGCGCAAGGCGGCACGCTGACTGTGCTGGCCCTGGCTGGCGCAGGCAGTCCCGGCATCGCGCCGCTCGCCCTGCCCGGGCCCGCCCACTGGTGGCAGTGCCAGCATCCGGCGCTACAGCGTCTGGATGCGGCCCATTTGCTGCCATGCATCCAGGAAGCCCTGGAACACCTTGGCGCAGCGGCCCGGTCGCTTATCCTGCTGCCCCCTGGCCCGCTCTCCGAAGAGTGCGCGGCCCTGCTGGCCGCAAGCCTGCAGGGCGACCATCTGGGGCGCTGCGTGCAGATAAAGATCGCGGCGGATGGCGTCAGCGCCGAGCGCCAGGCTTTCGGCGGGCGCGTGGCCCTGCGACTCGATAGCCGCAGCGATATCTGCACCGCCACCTGGCGTCCGGCACCCGCTGCCGGCGCGGAGGCGGGAATCGCCCCGCAGGTGCATGCAATGCCTCTTCAGGCCGAGTTGCCTGCGCCGGTGCAGGCCGCTGTGTTGGAGCCGGATGACCGGCTGCCGCCGCTGGAGAACGCAAGGCTGGTTGTTAGCGGTGGCCGCGGCATGCAGGGTGAGGCCGGATTTTCCCTGCTGGCCGATATCGCCCAGCAGCTCGGCGCCTCCTTGGGCGGCAGTCTGCCTACCGTGGATGCTGGCTGGGTGCCCGTGGCACGCCAGATCGGCCAGTCCGGCAAGTTCGTCAACCCCAAGATCTATTTCACGGTCGGTATCTCCGGCACCCCCCAGCATATGGCCGGTGTATCGCAAGACAGCCGCATCATTGCCGTGAACAAGGACCCTGAAGCTCCCATCTTTCAGCGCGCGCAATACGGTGTGGTGGCGGAATGGCAAAACCTGCTGCCCGCCCTGCTGGAGGCCTTGCGGACCGCCGCCTGA
- a CDS encoding Bug family tripartite tricarboxylate transporter substrate binding protein, with protein sequence MKKICTLVFSALVAVSGSVHAQTPEAPANYPSQAIKLIVPWPVGGGTDAVSRHVAAVMGNQLKQQMVVDNRPGANGLLGTEQVSRAQPNGYTLGIASVETHAINPHVYKRVNYNAQKDFTPIAWVGEFPYAMVVRPDLPVKDVASLVELAKKAPGKMTYASWGVGSSSQIAFEMFKQAAKVDFLHIPFQGAAPAITAIASGQVDVLMVPLSVAMPQERGGRLKMLALASAKRMPAAPNLPTLAEQGFPVEGGTWLAVMGPAGVNPVIVEKVNQSVKAALANKELQDTLIGLGVEPLAMEPDAVQRRISEESARWSSVIKTAGIKLD encoded by the coding sequence ATGAAAAAAATTTGCACACTGGTTTTTTCCGCCCTGGTGGCCGTCAGCGGCTCAGTCCATGCCCAGACCCCGGAAGCGCCGGCTAACTACCCTAGTCAAGCCATCAAACTCATCGTGCCCTGGCCCGTCGGTGGCGGCACCGATGCGGTATCTCGCCATGTGGCCGCTGTCATGGGCAATCAGCTCAAGCAGCAGATGGTGGTTGACAACCGCCCGGGCGCCAATGGCCTGCTGGGCACAGAACAGGTTTCGCGCGCCCAGCCCAATGGCTACACGCTGGGCATTGCTTCGGTGGAAACCCATGCGATCAATCCACATGTCTACAAGCGCGTGAACTACAACGCGCAAAAAGACTTCACGCCCATCGCATGGGTGGGCGAGTTCCCCTACGCCATGGTGGTGCGCCCCGATCTACCCGTAAAAGATGTGGCTTCGCTGGTCGAACTGGCCAAAAAAGCGCCAGGCAAGATGACCTATGCCTCCTGGGGCGTTGGCAGCTCTTCGCAGATCGCCTTTGAGATGTTCAAGCAGGCCGCCAAGGTGGATTTCCTCCACATCCCGTTTCAAGGGGCGGCACCCGCTATTACGGCCATTGCCTCGGGCCAGGTGGATGTGTTGATGGTGCCGCTGTCAGTGGCCATGCCTCAAGAACGCGGAGGCCGCCTGAAGATGCTGGCGCTGGCCTCGGCCAAGCGTATGCCGGCCGCGCCAAATCTGCCCACGCTGGCTGAGCAAGGCTTCCCCGTGGAGGGAGGGACCTGGTTGGCCGTCATGGGGCCTGCTGGTGTGAATCCGGTCATCGTGGAGAAGGTCAACCAGTCGGTCAAAGCCGCGCTGGCCAACAAGGAGCTGCAAGACACACTGATCGGTCTGGGTGTGGAGCCGCTGGCGATGGAGCCCGATGCCGTACAGCGCCGCATCAGCGAGGAGTCCGCCCGTTGGAGCAGCGTCATCAAGACAGCGGGCATCAAGCTCGACTGA